In Brachypodium distachyon strain Bd21 chromosome 2, Brachypodium_distachyon_v3.0, whole genome shotgun sequence, one genomic interval encodes:
- the LOC100820991 gene encoding dnaJ protein P58IPK homolog B isoform X1, with product MLRPWRMLLPLLLLYSPIVFSQEVQDNDPSTLFERASEMVSLRKYDGALGLLNAVLEVDPNHSEAYRQRASVLRDRCRYKEAESDYNKYLELKPGTALVEKELSQLLQAQNALESAYGQSDAGDFSKVLEYVKKIVLVFSPGCLKAKLLKAKALLALKDYSSVISETGFILKEDEDNLEALLLRGRAYYYLADHDVANRHYQKGLRLDPEHSELKKAYFGLKKLLKKTKSAEDNAAKSKLRVAAEDYKAALAMDPDHTLYNVHLYLGLCKTLVKLGRGKDAINSCTEALSIDGELVEALAQRGEAKLLSEDWEGAVEDLKEAAQKSPQDMGIRESLMKAERQLKMSKRKDWYKILGISKTASAADIKRAYKKLALQWHPDKNVENREEAENMFREIAAAYEVLSDEDKRVRYDRGEDVDEMNMGGGGGGGFNPFGGGGQQYTFHYDGGFPGGGGGGGFPGGFQFNFG from the exons ATGCTACGGCCATGGCGGATGCTGCTgcccctgctcctcctctacTCCCCCATCGTCTTCTCGCAAG AAGTCCAAGATAATGATCCCTCCACATTGTTCGAACGAGCCTCGGAGATGGTGAGCCTGAGGAAATATGACGGAGCGCTTGGCCTGCTGAATGCGGTCTTGGAGGTTGACCCGAATCATTCTGAAGCTTACAGGCAGCGTGCATCAGTGCTTCGTGACAGATGCAG ATACAAGGAAGCTGAGAGTGATTATAACAAATATCTGGAGCTAAAGCCTGGGACCGCTTTAGTCGAAAAGGAATTGTCTCAGCTGCTGCAGGCTCAAAATGCATTAGAATCTGCTTATGGCCAGTCTGATGCTGGAGACTTTTCAAAAGTCCTGGAATACgtcaaaaaaattgtgctCGTCTTTTCTCCAGGTTGCTTAAAG GCAAAGCTTCTCAAAGCTAAAGCATTGCTAGCACTGAAAGACTACTCAAGTGTTATTTCGGAGACAGGATTTATTCTGAAGGAAGATGAAGATAACTTGGAAGCACTGTTACTTCGTGGTCGAGCATACTATTACCTTGCTGATCATGATGTTGCCAACAG GCACTATCAGAAAGGCCTCCGTCTAGACCCTGAACATTCAGAATTGAAGAAAGCATATTTTGGGTTGAAAAAACTTCTGAAGAAGACTAAGAGC GCTGAAGATAATGCTGCCAAGAGTAAGTTACGTGTGGCTGCTGAGGACTACAAGGCAGCACTAGCAATGGATCCAGACCATACTTTGTACAATGTACATCTTTATCTTGGGCTATGTAAGACTCTGGTCAAACTTGGAAGGGGCAAGGATGCAATCAACAGCTGTACAGAAGCACTCAGCATAGATGGTGAACTTGTTGAAGCTTTGGCTCAG AGAGGTGAAGCTAAACTTCTCTCAGAAGATTGGGAAGGTGCGGTTGAGGATCTAAAAGAGGCTGCTCAGAAATCTCCGCAG GACATGGGAATCCGAGAATCACTGATGAAAGCTGAGAGGCAGCTTAAGATGAGCAAAAGGAAAGACTGGTATAAAATCCTTGGCATTTCGAAGACAGCATCAGCCGCGGACATCAAACGCGCGTACAAGAAGCTGGCGTTGCAGTGGCATCCAGATAAAAACGTAGAGAACCGAGAGGAAGCGGAGAACATGTTTCGGGAAATCGCGGCTGCCTACGAG GTGCTCAGCGATGAAGATAAGCGTGTAAGGTATGATCGAGGGGAGGATGTGGATGAGATGAAtatgggaggaggaggaggaggtggtttCAACCCCTTTGGGGGAGGAGGACAGCAATACACATTCCATTATGATGGAGGATTCCCTGGGggcggtgggggaggaggattTCCTGGAGGCTTTCAGTTCAACTTCGGCTAA
- the LOC100820991 gene encoding dnaJ protein P58IPK homolog A isoform X2, producing MQSRYKEAESDYNKYLELKPGTALVEKELSQLLQAQNALESAYGQSDAGDFSKVLEYVKKIVLVFSPGCLKAKLLKAKALLALKDYSSVISETGFILKEDEDNLEALLLRGRAYYYLADHDVANRHYQKGLRLDPEHSELKKAYFGLKKLLKKTKSAEDNAAKSKLRVAAEDYKAALAMDPDHTLYNVHLYLGLCKTLVKLGRGKDAINSCTEALSIDGELVEALAQRGEAKLLSEDWEGAVEDLKEAAQKSPQDMGIRESLMKAERQLKMSKRKDWYKILGISKTASAADIKRAYKKLALQWHPDKNVENREEAENMFREIAAAYEVLSDEDKRVRYDRGEDVDEMNMGGGGGGGFNPFGGGGQQYTFHYDGGFPGGGGGGGFPGGFQFNFG from the exons ATGCAG TCTAGATACAAGGAAGCTGAGAGTGATTATAACAAATATCTGGAGCTAAAGCCTGGGACCGCTTTAGTCGAAAAGGAATTGTCTCAGCTGCTGCAGGCTCAAAATGCATTAGAATCTGCTTATGGCCAGTCTGATGCTGGAGACTTTTCAAAAGTCCTGGAATACgtcaaaaaaattgtgctCGTCTTTTCTCCAGGTTGCTTAAAG GCAAAGCTTCTCAAAGCTAAAGCATTGCTAGCACTGAAAGACTACTCAAGTGTTATTTCGGAGACAGGATTTATTCTGAAGGAAGATGAAGATAACTTGGAAGCACTGTTACTTCGTGGTCGAGCATACTATTACCTTGCTGATCATGATGTTGCCAACAG GCACTATCAGAAAGGCCTCCGTCTAGACCCTGAACATTCAGAATTGAAGAAAGCATATTTTGGGTTGAAAAAACTTCTGAAGAAGACTAAGAGC GCTGAAGATAATGCTGCCAAGAGTAAGTTACGTGTGGCTGCTGAGGACTACAAGGCAGCACTAGCAATGGATCCAGACCATACTTTGTACAATGTACATCTTTATCTTGGGCTATGTAAGACTCTGGTCAAACTTGGAAGGGGCAAGGATGCAATCAACAGCTGTACAGAAGCACTCAGCATAGATGGTGAACTTGTTGAAGCTTTGGCTCAG AGAGGTGAAGCTAAACTTCTCTCAGAAGATTGGGAAGGTGCGGTTGAGGATCTAAAAGAGGCTGCTCAGAAATCTCCGCAG GACATGGGAATCCGAGAATCACTGATGAAAGCTGAGAGGCAGCTTAAGATGAGCAAAAGGAAAGACTGGTATAAAATCCTTGGCATTTCGAAGACAGCATCAGCCGCGGACATCAAACGCGCGTACAAGAAGCTGGCGTTGCAGTGGCATCCAGATAAAAACGTAGAGAACCGAGAGGAAGCGGAGAACATGTTTCGGGAAATCGCGGCTGCCTACGAG GTGCTCAGCGATGAAGATAAGCGTGTAAGGTATGATCGAGGGGAGGATGTGGATGAGATGAAtatgggaggaggaggaggaggtggtttCAACCCCTTTGGGGGAGGAGGACAGCAATACACATTCCATTATGATGGAGGATTCCCTGGGggcggtgggggaggaggattTCCTGGAGGCTTTCAGTTCAACTTCGGCTAA
- the LOC100823257 gene encoding pentatricopeptide repeat-containing protein At3g16610, with product MACGDLSLARHLFDQIPAPGIHDYNALIRAYSLRGPALALRLYRSLRRRRLPQPNNYTFPFVLKACSALLDLRSARAVHCHAARAGLHADLFVSTALVDVYAKCASFRHAATVFRRMPARDVVAWNAMLAGYALHGKYSDTIACLLLMQDDHAPNASTLVALLPLLAQHGALSQGRAVHAYSVRACSLHDHKDGVLVGTALLDMYAKCGHLVYASRVFEAMAVRNEVTWSALVGGFVLCGRMLEAFSLFKDMLAQGLCFLSPTSVASALRACANLSDLCLGKQLHALLAKSGLHTDLTAGNSLLSMYAKAGLIDQATTLFDQMVVKDTVSYSALVSGYVQNGKADEAFRVFRKMQACNVQPDVATMVSLIPACSHLAALQHGKCGHGSVIVRGIASETSICNALIDMYAKCGRIDLSRQIFDVMPARDIVSWNTMIAGYGIHGLGKEATALFLDMKHQACEPDDVTFICLISACSHSGLVTEGKRWFHMMAHKYGITPRMEHYIGMVDLLARGGFLDEAYQFIQGMPLKADVRVWGALLGACRVHKNIDLGKQVSSMIQQLGPEGTGNFVLLSNIFSAAGRFDEAAEVRIIQKEQGFKKSPGCSWIEINGSLHAFIGGDRSHAQSSEIYQELDNILVDINKLGYRADTSFVLQDVEEEEKEKALLYHSEKLAIAFGVLTLSEDKTIFVTKNLRVCGDCHTVIKYMTLVRKRAIIVRDANRFHHFKNGQCSCGDFW from the coding sequence atGGCGTGTGGCGACCTCTCCCTCGCCCGCCACCTGTTCGACCAAATCCCCGCCCCGGGCATCCATGACTACAACGCTCTCATCCGCGCCTACTCCCTCCGCGggcccgccctcgctctccgcCTCTACCGCtccttgcgccgccgccgcctcccgcaaCCCAACAACTACACCTTTCCCTTCGTCCTCAAGGCCTGCTCCGCGCTCCTCGACCTccgctccgcccgcgccgtccACTGccacgccgcgcgcgccggcctCCACGCCGACCTCTTCGTATCCACCGCCCTCGTCGACGTCTACGCCAAGTGCGCCTCCTTCCGGCACGCCGCCACCGTCTTCCGCCGCATGCCCGCCAGGGATGTCGTCGCCTGGAACGCCATGCTCGCTGGCTACGCGCTCCATGGCAAGTACAGCGACACCATCGCTTGCCTCCTCCTCATGCAGGACGACCACGCCCCCAACGCCTCCACCCTCGTCGCGCTCCTTCCGCTCCTCGCCCAACACGGGGCGCTCTCCCAAGGAAGAGCCGTGCACGCCTACAGTGTCCGTGCCTGCAGTCTCCATGACCACAAGGATGGAGTCCTCGTCGGCACTGCCCTGCTCGACATGTACGCCAAGTGCGGACACTTGGTTTACGCCTCCAGGGTCTTTGAGGCCATGGCCGTCAGGAACGAGGTCACTTGGAGCGCGCTGGTTGGAGGCTTTGTTCTATGTGGCAGAATGCTCGAAGCCTTCAGTTTGTTCAAGGACATGCTGGCTCAAGGCTTGTGCTTTCTTTCTCCCACCTCTGTCGCCAGTGCTCTTAGAGCCTGCGCAAACCTATCTGACCTCTGTCTCGGCAAACAGCTGCATGCTTTGCTCGCTAAATCTGGCCTCCACACTGACCTGACTGCTGGGAACTCGCTCCTCTCAATGTACGCCAAGGCTGGGCTGATTGACCAAGCGACGACACTTTTTGATCAGATGGTCGTCAAGGACACCGTCTCTTACAGTGCGCTTGTATCAGGTTATGTGCAGAATGGCAAGGCAGACGAAGCGTTTCGAGTCTTCAGGAAGATGCAAGCCTGCAACGTACAGCCTGATGTTGCGACAATGGTGTCGCTGATCCCAGCTTGTTCACACCTGGCAGCATTGCAGCATGGGAAGTGCGGCCATGGTTCTGTCATAGTCCGTGGAATTGCATCAGAAACCTCCATATGCAATGCCTTGATAGATATGTATGCAAAATGTGGAAGGATTGACCTCTCCAGGCAGATTTTTGATGTGATGCCAGCTCGGGATATCGTGTCTTGGAATACTATGATTGCAGGATATGGAATCCATGGACTCGGGAAAGAAGCCACTGCATTGTTTTTAGACATGAAGCATCAAGCTTGTGAACCAGATGATGTCACATTCATCTGCTTAATTTCGGCATGCAGCCATTCTGGACTTGTGACTGAAGGAAAACGCTGGTTTCACATGATGGCACACAAGTATGGTATAACTCCAAGGATGGAGCACTATATCGGCATGGTTGATCTTTTGGCAAGAGGGGGGTTCCTTGATGAAGCCTATCAGTTTATCCAGGGCATGCCACTGAAAGCAGACGTTCGTGTCTGGGGAGCCTTGCTTGGAGCTTGCCGCGTCCACAAGAACATTGATTTAGGAAAGCAAGTGTCTAGCATGATTCAGCAGCTAGGACCTGAGGGGACCGGCAACTTTGTTCTGTTGTCCAACATATTTAGCGCTGCTGGGAGATTTGACGAGGCAGCAGAAGTTAGAATAATACAGAAGGAACAGGGTTTTAAGAAGAGTCCTGGCTGCAGTTGGATCGAGATAAATGGCTCTCTACATGCATTTATTGGTGGAGACAGATCTCATGCACAATCATCTGAGATATATCAAGAGCTGGACAACATACTGGTAGATATTAATAAATTGGGTTACCGGGCTGATACCAGTTTTGTTTTGCAAGATgttgaggaagaggagaaggaaaaggcaCTTCTTTATCACAGCGAAAAGCTAGCAATAGCTTTCGGCGTCCTCACTCTTAGTGAAGATAAGACCATTTTTGTTACAAAGAATCTCCGTGTGTGTGGAGATTGCCATACTGTTATCAAGTACATGACCTTAGTCAGGAAAAGGGCTATAATTGTCAGAGATGCCAATAGGTTTCATCATTTCAAGAATGGACAATGCAGCTGTGGAGATTTCTGGTGA
- the LOC100823567 gene encoding uncharacterized protein LOC100823567, whose product MVTGGNQKLDVEIHEEVAGGPGNTVVKDHIALYFDSSQRGFLETSRSTSYNFTSSESNLQSSSPCSTEQMLVGEQRNGSSQPVVSRRSLRRFAVPLAKKIDWSSVWDKSKEWIKNPMNMALFMWIVAVGVSGAILFMVMTGMLNRALPNKPQRDTWFEVSNQILNALFTLMCLYQHPRRFYHLALLCRWRAGDMLALRETYCKDGSCKPNERKHMMVVILLLHLNCFAQYALCGLNLGYPRSKRPPVGVGLTISVAICAPAVAGLYNNLSPLGKDYEAQAADQESGPQLQRKTIEKRYYFAAQRVEEDAAERSPQPQPQWVGGVFDVWDDISLAYLSLFCSCCVFGWNMSRLGFGNMYVHMVTFILFCLAPFFIFNLAAINIDNEAVRDALGLGGILLCVFGLLYGGFWRIQMRRRFRLPANDSCCGKPDVTDCFQWLCCCPCSLAQEVRTADAYQIVQDRILYRRRDDDSNASSQMPSHGDHVVHQQQQQQQPLRFAGALASDTTIPPVVPVVIHT is encoded by the coding sequence ATGGTTACAGGAGGTAATCAGAAACTTGATGTTGAAATACACGAAGAAGTTGCAGGAGGACCTGGAAATACCGTTGTGAAGGATCACATAGCCCTCTATTTTGATTCATCCCAAAGAGGGTTCTTGGAAACATCGAGATCCACTTCCTACAATTTTACATCGTCTGAGTCTAATTTGCAGTCAAGCTCACCTTGTTCCACAGAACAAATGCTCGTCGGGGAGCAAAGAAACGGTTCTTCACAGCCAGTTGTGTCTCGAAGGTCACTGAGACGTTTTGCGGTACCTTTGGCCAAGAAGATTGATTGGAGCTCCGTGTGGGATAAGTCCAAAGAGTGGATTAAGAATCCTATGAACATGGCTCTTTTCATGTGGATTGTTGCTGTTGGTGTTTCAGGGGCCATCCTTTTTATGGTCATGACTGGAATGCTGAACCGTGCTTTGCCAAATAAGCCTCAGAGAGATACATGGTTTGAAGTTAGCAACCAGATTCTGAATGCATTGTTTACCCTTATGTGCTTATACCAGCATCCAAGGAGATTCTATCATCTGGCACTCTTGTGCCGTTGGAGAGCCGGTGACATGCTTGCGCTCCGAGAAACATACTGCAAAGATGGGAGCTGCAAGCCCAATGAGAGGAAGCATATGATGGTTGTGATTCTGCTGCTCCATCTCAACTGCTTCGCGCAGTACGCGCTGTGTGGCCTCAACCTTGGCTATCCGAGAAGCAAACGACCTCCGGTGGGAGTCGGCCTGACCATATCAGTTGCAATATGTGCACCAGCTGTTGCTGGTCTGTACAACAACCTGAGTCCTCTTGGGAAAGACTACGAGGCCCAAGCCGCAGACCAAGAGTCAGGTCCACAGCTCCAACGGAAAACCATTGAGAAGAGGTACTACTTTGCTGCACAAAGAGTCGAAGAAGATGCCGCGGAGCGTAGCCCGCAGCCGCAACCGCAATGGGTGGGCGGCGTGTTTGATGTGTGGGATGACATCTCGCTTGCTTACCTCTCGTTGTTCTGCAGCTGCTGCGTTTTCGGATGGAACATGAGTAGGCTGGGCTTTGGCAACATGTATGTGCACATGGTGACCTTCATCCTCTTCTGCTTGGCTCCCTTCTTCATCTTCAACCTGGCAGCGATCAACATCGACAATGAGGCGGTCAGGGATGCGCTCGGGCTGGGTGGCATCCTTCTGTGTGTTTTTGGTCTGCTGTATGGTGGTTTCTGGAGGATCCAAATGCGCAGGAGGTTCAGGCTTCCTGCCAACGACTCGTGCTGTGGCAAGCCGGACGTGACCGACTGTTTCCAGTGGCTGTGCTGCTGCCCCTGCTCTCTTGCCCAGGAGGTTAGGACCGCTGATGCCTATCAAATTGTGCAAGACAGGATCCTGTATCGCCGCAGAGATGATGATTCCAATGCCAGCTCCCAGATGCCAAGCCATGGTGATCATGTAGTGcatcagcagcaacaacaacaacaaccactgAGATTTGCAGGTGCTTTGGCTTCAGATACAACAATACCTCCTGTTGTCCCTGTTGTTATACATACATAA